The Festucalex cinctus isolate MCC-2025b chromosome 10, RoL_Fcin_1.0, whole genome shotgun sequence region TGCTAAACGCACTCCGAGTTCCACCGCGTGAGAGTGGAAGGTGGCTATTTAAAAAGCGACATTCAAAGTTGCCTTGAGCTAACTTGGCTAACAACTTAGCTTTTAGTTCACTCGGCCGGCCTACCTGTAGTTGGTGAGCACGCTCTTGTTCACCACCACGATGACGAACGAGCTGAGTGCGTAAAAGCCGGCGGCGAACAGTTTGGAGAACACCGTCGGAGGTTTGTCCGCCATCCCCGTCGAGTTGTCATTCCGCACTGTGGACCGTCGGCTTCGGCCGCCCTGCCATTGAGTCGCTGCCTGGCTTGCTCTTGCGCACGCAAGTATGTACGTACGTAACCAATGCTATTCATGACTTCCGCCCTTATTTTACCGGCTCTCTCAGTAACGCTTAAATTAACCATTTTATCAGTACAATATGCTTTTAATATTACCCGTGTTCAAAATCAAGATTGTCATGGGTTACATTTAGACATGAGTGGAGGAATGTGACGTTTTTACACGCTTCACAACGTGATAAATGACTTCCGCCCTTACGAAGAAGCGCTGCCTGTTTTGAGCGCACACGTGATCTTCGTAACCAATCACAATACCCGACGGCCATGTTGGTAGGGGCAACTTTCCCCATCATAATAGCGttgaattcacttttttttttattttattttttaaatcaagttttTGGACCAATGCTAAAACACGTGCTATAATACAGAACAGTTgggtaattaaaaaataaataaaaacacttcgGTTTTTATGATTTTGTGTACGGAGCTATTTCGCTGTCCATGATGATTTTGCCCCTCCTAGCGTAATGTGCCACAGACAAGCTACTCAAAAGGGGCGTGTCGCGGAAACTTGCATTTTAAGTCAATCGGGTATTCACAAATAGTAATGACGACGAATTTATACTATACTATTTCAAGAGGGAAAACCACGGGTTCTGACCAGACGTGTACTTCCTGGTTTTGACCTGATCTTGTGGTAACCCATAAATGATATTTAAATAACAACgctagcaaacaaaacaaacaaacaaacaaacaaacaaacaaacacaaacgatccaataaacaatatcagatttattgcacaaaaatgttttggtcttaaatgcTCAAATAACTCTACTGCACAAGATGTATTGAACTTTGATTATTGGATGTTAATTTTGTGACCCGCTTGCTGACCTGACCTCGCAAAAAGGCCCGTGTGTATTTTGGCAGGTGTTGGCGGCCCGCCGTGTCTGATAAGAAGCGCGAGCGCTTGCGTGCGCCACGTTGTCATTACAGAGCGAACCCTCAGCGAACATGTCGGGCCTCAACGCCACTCTGGGCTATTTCCTGGCGTGCGGCATTTTGGCGGCCTCGCTGCGGACGCCTCTGAAGAGGTGGCCGCGGCTCGCCTTCCTGTCGGAGCTGTCGTCGTCGTTCATGCTGGTGGCGTGCCGGCTGGAGGTGCAGACCATCATGGAGGTGGGCGAGTGGGCCGGGGGCTTGGGCCCGGACGTGACGCTGACCATTTTGGCGGCGGTGCTGCTGGCCCACGGCGCGGTTTGCGGCGACCACTCGGGGAACCCCACCGTGAGCGTTCTGCGGTTCCTCCAGCTGGACGCCGCGCCGCTCGCCACCGTCCTGGCCGTCGCCTCCCACTTCCTGGGGGCCTACTTGGCGATGCTGGCGGCGGCGTACTACTGGAGCTTGGAGCTGACCGACATGCACATGATCAAGAACCTGATGTCCAGGGAGTGCAGCACGTCGCTGCTGGTGACGCCCGTGCAGGGCTTCTTCGCCGAGGGGGTGTGCGCGCTCCTCTTTCACCTGGCGCACCTCTTCCTCAGACGGAGGACGGCGCTCATCCGGGTGCCCGTCGGAGCCCTGCTACTTACCTTCCTGTCACATATAGGTACGCacctgggtatttttttttatttacttattttttttccttaatgttGGCCATTATTGTGGTACTTGGAAAGCTAAATATTTTTTGAGGTGGTACTTTGGTACTTTCTGAGTTGACGTAAAAAGTTAGAAaataatctgtttaaaaaaataataatgtaataaaaaatataataataataataataataatatagtagCCCATTTTCAAGAAAAGATCAGGTTTTCTTTTTTAGAATAGGTCATTTTCTAGGGAAAAAGTACGGTAAGCCATTTATTATAATAGAAAATGTATagatttgaggggaaaaaaagagtttttaaatgtacatttttatagTTGAGaatccaaattttttttttcaggacaaAAGTTGCATAATTTGAGAAAAACTGCTtcaggggttaaaaaaaataaaataaaaattggtaaatttaccatttttttccccacaaatctATACTATTGGTCAAAATGGTATGTGCTCTTTgacgtattattattttttttaaattttttgcgTGTCctaaaaagtgctgattttggaggtacgtccagtatatatatttgagaataaaagtcaaatttttgaaagaaaaaaaaatagaagtgtAAATTTCATGTCTAAGTGATAAAATGAGAGTGTGGCATTTTTTTGCTTGCAGCCAAAGGTTACACGTCCGCCTACGTCAATCCCTCACTAGCTTACGGCCTCACATTCCACTGTTCCGGATTCACCTTCGCCGAGTACGCGCTCGTCTACTGGCTGGCCCCGATCGCAGGTAAACCCACACGAATACTTATGCACTTATTGATGGTTCGGAAGCAAACAGTTGGCCTTGCCGAGCAGGACTTGCCTGCCtataaagtgattttttttgtgcatttctaggaATGATCTTGGCCCTCCTCTTGTACATGGGCCACATCCCGAGGATCTTTGCCAAGAACCTGCTCTATTTTCACAAGACGCGTTTCCGGGTGCGAAAAGGAGGcgaaaaagaaaggaagaaatgAATGACATTCGGTTTTGGCTTTTATTCCGTTTGTAATATCCATCTTTCTAAGGCCTCATGATACCAAGAACAAAAAAGTAGTCAAAATGGAGGGGAAAATGTCAATACAAAAATGTTGCTAGTTttcaataaaacacatttttataaatgaaattaaatatgtatttatgttgGGCAGGGGTGGGGAATCTTGTTTTTTGGCCTAagcacaaaaacagaaaatagcctacattttcatgaagaatttttttgaaaagttttttttttgtgcctataTATATTAGattttcaaggcaaaaaaacaaacattttttggtacctacatatacatatatatatatatatatatatatatatatatatatatatatatatatatatattttttttcaaggtgttaaaaaaaacaaaacaaaacaaaaaacatctttttgcAGGTTCCCTACCAGCGACAGACCACCCatcaaattttcaagttaccaTAAAGTGgactcaataaataaaatctaactCATTTTTCAGTTGTATGTCTTTGGCAAAAGATTTTGTGAAGTTACATTACGTGCGGTCATGCAGGCGTTTGCTCTGTCGTGGCAGAACTTGTGCTGGGGTTGGAACCTTCGGTCCGGTCAGGTTTGGTCTTTTTGGGCTGATTTTTAACAGATGCATCTTGATCTGTGgatgaaaaacacacaaaaaaatgtaagtggTCCATTATATTATCTTCGGAAATGTGGGAGAACAttgcacatttacaaaaaaagaaaaaaaaaaatcttatgacctggttgtttttgttgtatctgAGCCTGAGCCTCCGGACGGTCCTGCCACAAGCAGTAATCCGGCTCGTTCAGTAGCGTCTTGCTCTGTTTACAGCTGAGACAGCGCAGCACCGTGACGCGCCTCTTCTTGCCCCTTTTCCCTGGCATGAGTCGCAGCCACAATAAAAGTCAACATCATCCGGTTTGATTCCGACAGGTGGGAGCAAGGGAATAAGACGTGCTGCTTACGTTGTCTGGTTGTGGCCGTCAAACCCGGAATGAGCAGGGAGCAACACTTCTTGCATATTGTTCTTTTCACAGATGGATCTCTGCAGAAGTTAAAATTACATCGTTGATACAGAATGAGAAGaaagttgtgtatttttaagggGGAACAAAAGGAcaacaagtgtacctaatgttttgtctAGCGAGTGGATTAAATTAAATGACAGGAAGCTGCCTTAAACTgcgccttcaaaataaaatgagtgCATTTTCTGAGGCAAGCGTTTGAGCGAACTTACTGTCGTAGAACAAGACGTCTTGCGATAGTCCGTTGAGTAAAACAGTAGAAACGAGCCAACTCTAAATTATCAGGGTTGTGTGCCAAAACACAATGTGCAGcctgtttaaaaagaaatgggaaaaggtgattatgacagAAATGTAAAGGGAAACCAGCTGGTTAGCAGCTAGCTAATTCCGAATGAACGCGCTTCGTTGCCGAATGTTACTCACTTACCTGGTAGAGATAATTCAGTCTTAAGTACGCTTCTTTATCCTTAATGTGCCCGGACATTGCTCGTAAATGTGAACTAGGCTAAAAGTGGCTGTTAAATTCTGTTTTTCCGTAACCTTGATCCAGCAacgttttcatccacctcttCAGCGATCTAATATGGCATCcggttatttttttcaaaataaaggtaCAAATCCATTTaagtatactgtactgtatttttttcctctgagacATTTGaggaaattcttttttttttttttccagaaaaaaaagttgtacattttacagacaaaaaaaacaaaacaaaaaacgtgtacATATGATTTGAGAAGACATTTTTGAgaactggcatttttttttttttttttagcaattacttgtattcatttatgcacaatttttattgtattttatatatgACCCACCTCCATCTATGAGCAAATGGGAAATGATGTGAAACAGACAGAGGCGGacaatttttccacttttaataTCAACAATAGAGGAAAATATAAACCCGGTCCATGTAAAATGAACTTGCCTGTAAGGTGCACCTCTGCTATCAAGGGACTAATGTGGTACAGTAgctctgtctgtgtgtgtggtgtgacGTGAAATGAATCGAGACACCATTGCGCTCTTGAAATGTTTCCTATAAAAGCAGTCGAATGAAATGGAACGAGAGACAGAGATTCAAGTATCAAAAGAACTACAAAGATGCTGACAGAGCTGAGGAaggtaaaattacaaaaaaaaaaagtagtaaaaaTCACGGGGGGAGACACAAATCAACAATACATTAGGCAACACTTTTCCATTTGTTTAAGGcagtcgattaaaaaaaaacaacaacactagaAAGGAGAACGAGGCCTCTTCTTCATTAAATACAAGCCCAGTCCTCACCAGTTTGTCAGAGACTTCATATGGACAGCGGatggttgtgtgtgcgtgtgtctttcATGCTTGACGTTTTttggtcttcttcacagtgatgattttttttctttatttctgaTACTCTTAACCTTTTTTTCTggcataaattcaaaatggttggCTGTTGTGTGGTCTTCTTCTTAACGATTGCCTTTCATGGCCTCCTTGGCGGCCAGGATGAGCGGTGTGAGGCTGGACAGAGGCTTGGCCAGCTTCAGGAAGGGATGCTgtgtccaggaaaaaaaaataaaaaatgaaattaataaaagTCCAAGTAGCGATTAATAGTGacctcacacttttttttttcatgaaggaTCCTTCAAATGGCAAAATTCCACCTTTCAAatagactttttaaaaggtcgctaaaaatgtttttatgttatCATTAAACAACTGACTTGtaagaaatacaataaaatattcataaataaacAACGGTGTGGCACACTTCTTCCACAGGTGCTCGTTAGGTCACCTGCAGGAGCTCTTTGCCTCCGCCTCGCTTCTCCACGTCCATTTCCAGGCAGCGGTTGAGGAAGTCTCGGAAGACCGGCGACAGTTTCTCGGGGTTCTGCAGCTCGGGCGTCCCGTTGGTGGCGATCAGATACAAGGCCTGTGAAGACGGGGAGACGCGTCCAATAGGAGAGAGAGGTGGCGGCGGAGTGATTCCAGAGCGACGACAGCAAGAGAGTTTGAAAAAGTTGTACGGTAAacaacagagagagagagaaaaacaaaaaaaaatcttaggttTCCCGAGTCCTGGGACACAATACAAACTGTATTGTTTATGTATTGTGTGTATAATACAAACTATGATGTGGGAAAAATTAgggatgtgccaaaaaaaaataaaaataataatttaaaaaataaaaaaataaaaaaattattctcATAAGAATTGCAATTCTCATTTAGTATGATTCagaattaatttttaatttacacaaaattgattttatttaaattattgtatACTGTCCTGCCCTTGTTTGTGTGCACCTTTAGTGGAGCGCTGTTCATGTTGCGcacgatttggccacttaggggcattGTTTCCGCACATTCTGATACACTGTTAAGTTTTAGCCTCTGATATTGCTCAGCGGTGCACTTCACCAGATTCCAGTTCaactttctttttattcatttgtcattcaACTCTAAGATACTACTTAAAAATtattagtaatactactactactactattactgctAGTAaataatagttaattactttgtaattttcacagaatttatccatcaatttccttcataagcattcatctTAGTATTCAGGtattagctttcagcattcccacacaatttctgcagaaaatgcacttagtctagttagcattagcgaggcagactggagtagatcatgacgatTCTTTATACATCtctaaattgaagcagaaatcattgtcagtcaaatcattttgaatcaaaaatcgcTCTGAATCGAATCCCACgcccaaaaatcggaatcgaatcgaatcgtgagacaattAAAGGTTCCCACACTGAGTAAAAATGGTACAGCTATGCCAGTACATCGACTTTCCATCCAAATCAAGAGGAAAAGACAGCCggctacttcctgtttgataGCTTAGCAACTGCCCAAACTGACCAAACCGATATAAGAATCCAACCACCCAGTTGTTGTATATAAATGTCATAAAAGTCGTCATACTCACCCGTAGGGGGTTCTCGTTGAGGTAGGGGGGCTCTCCCTCCACCATCTCGATGGCCATGATACCCAGCGACCAGATGTCCACTTTGGGCCCGTAGGCCTTGCGGGTCACCACCTCGGGGGCCATCCAGTAGGGCGTGCCCACCATGGTGCTGCGCTTGCTCTGCTCCGGAGTGATCTGGGCGCAGAAGCCGAAGTCGGCTGCCGAGGGCGAGAGCAAAATATTGACTTACACGCTTATCGGGTCCCGTTGACGTTAAGCCAACACTGCAGGCTAACCACTCACTCAGCTTGACGGAGCCGTCCATGCCGAGCAGCACGTTGTCACTTTTGATGTCTCTGTGGATGACTTGATTGGCGTGCAGGAAGTCCAACGCTTGTAAACACTGCGAGGACATCAAtcattatgatttattttttttttcttcctaatcGTAAGCGTACGACGGCCCACCTCTCTGCAGACAGCGGCTATCTGGGCTTCGTCCATGCACG contains the following coding sequences:
- the aqp12 gene encoding aquaporin 12, with the protein product MSGLNATLGYFLACGILAASLRTPLKRWPRLAFLSELSSSFMLVACRLEVQTIMEVGEWAGGLGPDVTLTILAAVLLAHGAVCGDHSGNPTVSVLRFLQLDAAPLATVLAVASHFLGAYLAMLAAAYYWSLELTDMHMIKNLMSRECSTSLLVTPVQGFFAEGVCALLFHLAHLFLRRRTALIRVPVGALLLTFLSHIAKGYTSAYVNPSLAYGLTFHCSGFTFAEYALVYWLAPIAGMILALLLYMGHIPRIFAKNLLYFHKTRFRVRKGGEKERKK
- the rpp21 gene encoding ribonuclease P protein subunit p21 encodes the protein MSGHIKDKEAYLRLNYLYQAAHCVLAHNPDNLELARFYCFTQRTIARRLVLRQDPSVKRTICKKCCSLLIPGLTATTRQRKRGKKRRVTVLRCLSCKQSKTLLNEPDYCLWQDRPEAQAQIQQKQPDQDASVKNQPKKTKPDRTEGSNPSTSSATTEQTPA